The DNA region CGGTCTGCAGGGCATTGCGAGGGAGCGCCGGACCATGGTCGCGGACGGCAGGGCAATGGGAAGCGGACAAGGAGTCCCGGCGCCGGTGCCATGCCGCCTGTGCGGCGCCGACAGCAGGCCTGTGTTCGAAATGCTGTTGATGGGGCGTCACCCGGCCGGCTTCTTCGAATGCACGGGCTGCGGATCGATGCAGACGGAAAAGCCGTATTGGCTGGCCGACGCCTATGCCGACCCGCGTCCGCTGACCGATGTCGGCATCGTCGCCCGCAGCCTCGACCTGTCGATGCGGGTGGACCTGATCCTGTCGATGCTCGGCGTCGGCGCAGGCGCCGTCTGTCTCGACTGGGCCGGCGGCAACGGCCTGTTCGCAAGGATGATGCGGGACCGCGGCTGGAACGTCTTCCTGCACGAGCCCTATACGCCGAACTTCTATGTGCCCTTCCATTCCGCCGAACAGGCGGGGGTGGAGCGGGCGGACGTGGTCACCGCCTTCGAGGTGCTGGAGCATCTGCCCGATCCGGCGCGCGATACCGAGGCGTTGTTCGCCTTCGATCCGGACATCCTGATCGTCACGACCGAACTCTACGGCGGACAGGACCGGAGCTGGTATTATTTCGGCGAGAGCAACGGCCAGCATGTCTTCTTCTACAGCCGCAAAGGATTGGAACTGATCGCGCGCCGGCACGGGCGCGGACTGATAACCGCCGGATCGATGCATTTCCTTCTGCGGTCCAAACCGCGGCGCTGCGCCTACGGAATGGCGGAAATCCACGCGCTGGCCGCATTGCTGGGCGATCCAGACCGGCTGCACGCCAAGGCGATGGAGCGGATGTCGGACCATATGCGCTCTCCCTTCCGCCACGCTCTGCGCGACCATCAGGACATTCTCGCCCGGATGCAGGCGGGCGACGTGCCTGCCTGATCGGCGGATCGGCGGCGCGACCGGATTGCGCCATCCCCGCCGTCTGTGACAGGGTGTCGCCACTTCCGCCAACCAGACACGGCCCCGGCACCGGCATGCCCGCCCCCATCGAGGACATCATCGCCAAGGCGATCAAGGACGCCGACAAGTCCTTCTTCAACGAGGATTACGTCAAGCAGGCGAAATCGGTGACCTCGGCGCTGAAGAAGGCGGGGTACGAGGTGGCGCCGGTCAAGCCGCCGCCCGGGCTGGTCGAATGGGCGAAGGACAACATTCCGTTCGGCCGCCTGCGTCCGGCGGAACTGATTACGCAGATGTACTCGATGATGGTCGAGAACGTGCGCCGCTTCGACAAGTAGCGGAACCGCAAGCGGGGACGTCTCCAACTGGCCGCTTTCGCTGGTAATACCACAGGACTGGAAGGCCGTTTCTTTTCAGCCACTTCCCGCATTGCGCCAAAATCGTCACACCCGCACTTTCGGCGGCCCCCCGCCGTTGACTCGGCTGCTGCGTGAGCGTAATTCATTGCGCCAACCAATAGGACGGAGAACCGTCCCAAAAGGGCACGCACCACCCAGCCGCCGCGGCAATCGTCATGTTGCGCCGCGACCGGCCGCGAACAGAGGACGACGCAATGGCAAACGGCAGCGGTCGGCCGCTCTCCCCGCATCTCCAAGTCTACAAACTCCCGTTGACCGCAGTCATGTCCATCACGCACCGCATCACGGGCGTCGGGCTGGCTGTGGGCACCCTCCTGCTGACCTGGTGGCTGGTCGCCGCCGCCGTCGGCCCCGACGCCTTCGCGCGCGCGCAGGGCTTCATCGGGTCCTTCTTCGGCCTGCTGCTGATGTTCGGCTGGTCCGCGGCCCTGTACTACCACCTGTGCAACGGCATGCGCCATCTGGTGTGGGACGCCGGCAAGTCGTTCGAGCTGCCCGATGCCGAACGCGCCAACCGGATCGTGCTGATCGCGACGGCCGCGCTGACCGTGCTGACCTGGATCGTCGGCCTGGCCGCGTGGTGAGGAGATAGACATGGCGTCCAATAGCAAGACCCTCCGCTCGCCGCTGCAGATCGCGCGCGGCCTGGGTTCCGCCAAGCACGGCACCGAACATTGGTGGCACCAGCGCCTGACCGCGATCGCGCTGGTCCCGCTGACCGTCTGGTTCGTCTTCGGTGTCATCCGTCACCTGGGTGCCGACCACGCCGCGTTCATCGCCTGGATGAAGTCGCCCTTCTCGGCCGTGATGATGATCCTGACCGCCGTGGTCATCTTCCACCACGCCCAGTCCGGGCTCCAGGTGGTCATCGAGGACTACGTGCATGCCGAATGGCAGAAACTGGCGCTGATCGTCGCCGTCAAGTTCCTGTCCTTCGCCCTGGCGGCGGCCTGCGTGCTCGCCGTCGTGAAGATCTTCATCGGAGCCTGACGACCATGGCGACCGCCTACACCATCATCGACCACACCTATGACGTCGTCGTCGTCGGCGCCGGCGGCGCCGGGCTGCGCGCCACCTTCGGCATGGCCGAAAAGGGCCTGAAGACCGCCTGCATCACCAAGGTGTTCCCGACCCGCTCCCACACCGTGGCGGCGCAGGGCGGCATCTCGGCCGCGCTCGGCAACATGGGCGAGGACGACTGGCGCTACCACATGTACGACACCGTCAAGGGGTCGGACTGGCTGGGCGACCAGGACGCCATCGAGTACATGTGCCGCGAGGCCATCCCGGCGATCATCGAGCTGGAGCATTACGGCGTTCCCTTCTCGCGCACGCCGGAAGGCAAGATCTACCAGCGCGCCTTCGGCGGCATGACCGCGCAGTACGGCAAGACCCAGGCCTACCGGACCTGCGCCGCCGCCGACCGCACCGGCCACGCCATCCTGCACACCCTCTACCAGCAGTCGCTGAAGCACGAGGCGGAGTTCTTCGTCGAATACTTCGCGCTCGACCTCATCATGGAGGACGGCGTCTGCAAGGGCGTGCTGGCCTGGAACCTGGACGACGGCACGCTGCACCGTTTCCGCGGCCAATTGGTCGTGCTGGCGACCGGCGGCTACGGCCGCGCCTACTTCTCGGCGACCTCGGCCCACACCTGCACCGGCGACGGCGGCGGGATGGTGCTGCGCGCCGGCCTGCCGCTGCAGGACATGGAGTTCGTGCAGTTCCACCCGACCGGCATCTACGGCTCCGGCTGCCTCATCACCGAGGGCGTGCGCGGCGAGGGCGGCTACCTGACCAACTCCAACGGCGAGCGCTTCATGGAGCGCTACGCCCCGTCGGCCAAGGATCTGGCGAGCCGCGACGTCGTGTCCCGCTCGATGACCATCGAGATCCGCGAGGGCCGCGGCGTGGGTGAGCACAAGGACCACATCCACCTGCACCTGGAGCATCTGCCGCCGGAGATCATCCACCAGCGCCTGCCCGGCATCGCCGAGACGGCCAAGATCTTCGCCAACGTGGACGTCACCAAGGAGCCGATCCCGGTCCTGCCGACCGTCCACTACAACATGGGCGGCATCCCGACCAACTTCCGCTGCGAGGTGGTGTCGCCGACGGCCGAGAACCCCGATCAGGTCGTCCCCGGCCTGATGGCGATCGGCGAGGCGGCCTGCGTGTCGGTCCACGGCGCCAACCGCCTGGGCTCCAACTCGCTGCTCGACCTCGTGGTGTTCGGCCGCTCGGCCGCCATCCGCGCCGCCGAGATCGTCGAGCCGGGCAAGGCCCCGTCGGTCAAGGACAGCAGCACCGACAAGGCGCTGGAGCGCTTCGACCGCATCCGCAACGCCAAGGGCTCGATCAAGTCGGCCGACCTCAGGCTGGAGATGCAGCGGACGATGCAGAACAACTGCGCCGTCTTCCGCACCGGCGAGGTCCTGGACGAGGGCGTGAAGAAGATCGACGCCGTCTATGCCAAGAAGGACGAGATGGCGATCTCCGACCGCTCGCTGGTCTGGAACTCCGATCTGGTCGAGGCGCTGGAGCTGGACAACCTGCTGGGCCAGGCCGTCGCCACCCTTCATTCGGCCCAGAACCGTCCGGAGAGCCGCGGCGCCCACGCCCGCGAGGATTATCCGAACCGCGACGACGAGGGCTGGATGAAGCACACCGTCATCTGGGTCGGCGACGACGGCGCGACGAAGATCGATTACCGCCCGGTCCACATGTACACCCTGACCGACGAGGTCGACGTCTTCCCGCCGAAGGCCCGCGTCTACTAAGGCCCGCCGGATAAAGGATAACAGCCATGGTTGAATTCAACCTGCCAGCCAACTCCAAGGTCGGCGTCGGCAAGACCGTCAACGTCGCCAGCGGCGCCAAGCGGGCCAAGACCTTCAAGATCTACCGCTGGAACCCGGACGACGGCCAGAACCCGCATGTCGACACCTATGTCGTCGACCTGGACAAGTTCGGGCCGATGATCCTGGATGCGATCATCTACATCAAGAACCAGGTCGACAGCACGCTGACCTTCCGGCGCTCCTGCCGCGAGGGCATCTGCGGCTCGTGCGCGATGAACATCGACGGCACGAACACGCTGGCCTGCCTGAAGGCGATCGAGGACGTGCCGGGCGACGTCAAGATCTACCCGCTGCCGCACATGCCGGTGGTGAAGGATCTGGTCCCCGACCTGAACCACGTCTATGCCCAGCTCGCCTCGATCAAGCCGTGGCTGCAGTCGCAGTCGCCGGCCCCGAGCCGCGAGCGGCTGCAGTCGCCGGAGGACCGCGCCAAGCTGGACGGCCTCTACGAGTGCATCCTGTGCTTCTGCTGCTCGACCTCCTGCCCCAGCTACTGGTGGAACGGCGACCGTTACCTCGGCCCGTCGATCCTGCTCCAGGCCTATCGCTGGATCGTCGACAGCCGCGACGAGATGACGGGCGAGCGCCTCGACAACCTCGAGGATCCGTTCCGTCTCTACCGCTGCCACACCATCATGAACTGCACCAAGGCGTGCCCGAAGGGCCTGAACCCGGCCAAGGCCATCGCCGAGATCAAGAAGCTGATGGTCGTGCGCCGCTGATCGCGGACAGGACACTTGCATCGCAAAGGGCGCTCCCGACGGGGGCGCCCTTCTTCTTTGCGGCCCGTTTCCAGGCTGGCGCAAGCCCCGGCGGCTCCTCTACACTCACGGTCCCATCATCGGACCGACGCCCATGCCCCGCAGCGACTTCTATCCGCCCATCGACCCGTTCCAGACCGGCAGGCTCGCCGTCGACGGGATTCATACGGTCTATTGGGAGCAGGCGGGCAACCCGCGCGGCGTGCCGGTGATGTTCCTGCATGGCGGGCCGGGCGCCGGCGCCTCGCCCACCCACCGGCGCTTCTTCGATCCGTCCCATTACCGCATCATCGTGATGGACCAGCGCGGCGCCGGCCGCTCAACGCCGCTCGGCGAGACCCGCGCCAACACCACCGAAACGCTGGTCGAGGACATCGAGGCGCTGCGCACCCATCTGGGGATCGAGCGCTGGCACCTGTTCGGCGGCTCCTGGGGCTCGACCCTGGCGCTGGCCTATGCGCAGACCCATCCGGAGCGCTGCCTCGGCCTGATCCTGCGCGGCATCTTCCTGATGCGGAAGAGCGAGATCGACTGGTTCCTCTATTCCATGCGCGTCCTGTTCCCGGAAGCCTGGGCGGCCTTCGCCGGCCACATCCCGGAGGCCGAGCGCGGCGACCTGCTGGAGGCCTACTGGAAGCGGCTCGACTCCTCCGATCCGGCGGTGCGCATGGCCGCGGCGCGGGTGTGGAGCGTCTATGAGGGCAGCTGCTCGGCCCTGCTGCCGTCGCCGGACCTGATCGCCGCCAGCGGCGAGGACCGCCACGCCCTGGGGCTGGCGCGGATCGAGGCGCATTACTTCCGCTCCAACCGCTTCACGCCCGAGGACAAGCTGCTGCGCGACGTGCAGCGCATCCGCCACCTGCCGGCGGTGATCGTCCAGGGCCGCTACGACGTCGTCTGCCCGGTGATCTCCGCCGACGAGCTGCACCGCGCCTGGCCGGAAGCCGACTACCGCATCATCCCCGACGCCGGCCATTCCGCCATGGAGCCCGGCATCCGCGCCGCACTGATCCAGGCGACCGAGCGCTTCAAGGAATACCGGTGAGATCCTCCCTCTCCCGTCCCGGGAGAGGGAAGGGGCCCATGCGAAGCATGGGAAGGGTGAGGGGCAGTGCAAGAATCCGGAAGCGCATGGTTTCTTGGACTCCCCCTCACCCTCCCCCCGCCTTGCGGCGCGGGTCCCCTCCCTCTCCCGGGGCGGGAGAGGGCTGTGACACTCGCCCTTGTACCCGTCCCCCACCCACCCCACACTCTGCCGATGCCTGAGCTTCCCGAGGTCGAGACGGTGTGCCGGGGCCTCGCCCCGCATCTCGAAGGCCGGCGGCTGGTCCATGTGGAGCAGCGCCGGCCGAACCTGCGCACCCCCTTCCCGCCGCGCTTCTGCGAGCGGCTGACCGGGCGCCTCGTGCGCTCGGTGCGGCGCCGCGCCAAATACATCCTGATGGAGATGGACGACGGCACCGTGCTGATCGCCCATCTCGGCATGTCGGGCCGGATGATCATCGCGCCGGAACGGCCCGAAGCCTTCGGCAAGCATGATCATGTAGTGTTCGAGACCGACGCCGGCACCATCGTCACCTTCAACGACGCGCGGCGCTTCGGCCTGATGGACCTGACGGTGGTCGACGCGCTGGACGACCACCCGATGCTGCGCAGCCTGGGGCCGGAGCCGCTGGGCAACGAATTCTCCGGCCCCGAACTCGCCCGCCGGCTGGCCGGCAAGGCGACGCCGGTCAAGGCGGCGCTGCTCGACCAGAGCGTCGTCGCCGGGCTGGGCAACATCTATGTGGCGGAGGCGCTGTTCCAGGCCGGCATCCTGCCGACCCGCAGCGCCGCCAGCCTGACCGCCGCCGAGGCCGACCGGCTCGCCGTCGCGGTGCGCGAGGTGCTGGAACGCGCCATCGCCGCCGGCGGCTCCTCGCTGCGCGACTACCGGCAGGCGTCGGGGGAGCTGGGCTATTTCCAGCACCAGTTCGCCGTCTACGACCGCGAGGGCGAGGGCTGCCCCGGCTGCGACTGCGACCGCGCCCGGACCGGAGGCGTTCAGCGGATTGTACAGTCGGGCCGCTCGACTTTCTTTTGTGCGGCGCGCCAACGGTGATATAGCTGGGGGCATGACGGCTCTACCGGCCATGCTCCGGGCGGCGTCCGCCGCTTTCCTCCTTGCCGGCCCCGCGGTCGCGGGCCTGGGGAGCTTCCTCGTTCCCATTTCCCTGGCCGAGGCCGCCGAGGCCGCACCCGCCGGGTCCGGGCCTTTCGTCCCCGGATTCGCCGACGTGCCGGTGATGCCGGGGCTGGCTGCGGCCGAATCGGAACCGCTGGTCTTCGACAAGCCGGGCGGGCGGATCGTCCAGGCGGTGCTGTCGGGGGCGGTGCCGCGTCAGGCGGTGCTGGCCTTCTACGACCAGACCCTGCCGCAGCTGGGCTGGCGCCGCACCGCCGACCGCGTCTTCGTCCGCGACGGCGAGGAACTGCGGCTGGAATTCCCGCGGGCGGCCCAAACCACCCAAGCCACCACCGCCAAGCCGGCTTCCGGCATGGCCGTCCGCTTCACTTTGACACCGCGCTGACGGCGGGACCACCCGCCATACTCGCGAGGCTCCTTCGCCGGACACCCATCCATCGGACAACCACGAGTCCCGGACGCAACCGGGCTCGCCCCATCGGGAGAGTGCTGCAACCATGTCGTATGAAACCATCCTCGTCGAGACCCGCGGCCCGGTCGGCCTGATCACGCTGAACCGTCCGAAGGCGCTGAACGCGCTGTGCGACCAGCTGGTGACCGAGCTGGGCGCGGCGCTCGACGCCTTCGAGGCCGATGCCGCCATCGGCGCCATCGTCGTCACCGGGTCGGAGCGCGCCTTTGCCGCCGGTGCCGACATCAAGGAGATGGCCGGCTTCTCCTACATGGACGTCTACAACGGCAACTTCATCACCGCGAAGTGGGAGCGGCTGGCCAAGTGCCGCAAGCCGACCATCGCCGCGGTGGCTGGCTTCGCGCTGGGCGGCGGCTGCGAGCTGGCGATGATGGCCGACTTCATCCTGGCCGCCGACACCGCCAAGTTCGGCCAGCCCGAGGTCACCATCGGCACGATCCCCGGCGCCGGCGGCACCCAGCGCCTGACCCGCTTCGTCGGCAAGTCGAAGGCGATGGAGATGGTGCTGACCGGCCGCATGATCGACGCCGCCGAGGCCGAGCGTTCGGGCCTCGTCAGCCGCGTCGTCCCGGCCGCCGAGCTGGTCGAGGAGGCGGTGAAGGTCGCCACCAAGATCGCCTCGCTGTCGCAGCCGGTGATCGCCATGGCCAAGGAGGCGGTCAACGCCGCCTACGAGACCACGCTGGCCGAGGGCGTCCGCTTCGAGCGCCGCCTGTTCCATTCGACCTTCGCCACCGAAGACCAGAAGGAAGGCATGGCCGCCTTCGCCGAGAAGCGTCAGGCCGCCTGGAAGAATCGCTGAGTCGTCGGACCCCGCCGTCCCTGCCGTCCCCCGCATCTTGCGGGGGACGGACCAGATCCCATCAAGATGTCGTCACCGTACGATTAGTCGAAATCATCGGGCGTCCACGCCTTGACTCGTGGTTCGCTGCCGCGTATAAGGCGCGCTCGCATCACGACAGCCGTGTCGTTCGGAGTAGGGTTTCTCATGGCCAATCATAAGTCCGCTGAAAAGCGCATTCGTCAGACCGAGCGTCGCACGGAAGTCAACCGTGCCCGCGTCAGCCGCATCCGGTCCTTCATCAAGAAGGTCGAGGGCGCGATCTCGAGCGGCGACAAGTCCGCCGCCGCCGAGGCCTTCAAGTCCGCTCAGCCGGAACTGATGCGCGGCGTGTCCAAGGGTGTGCTGCACAAGAACACCGTGTCGCGCAAGCTGTCGCGTCTGTCGGCTGCCATCAAGGCTCTCTGATAGAGTCTTCATCTGCCGGTTTCAAAAAGCCGCGCCCGTGACTCGGGGCGCGGCTTTTTGCGTTTAAAGTAAATATGTGGATGCTCGACAATTGTCTTAGATTGTTCTCAGGCTTTCTTATGAGATTCGGGATCGGTCTTATGGTTGGTACGAGTGTTTTTATCTTTTTGGCCCGTTCGCCATCTGTCCCATTGCCAGATTTCGGACGGATCGTTAGACTTTTGCTCCATTCGGCCGTACGAATAAGGGTGATGCAACACTCTGTGTCCGGCTGAACACAGCAGTGAATTACTGAAGGTCTTACGCCGGATCAGGGCTTGTTGAGTCCCGGTCGATCGCACGATCTTCTTTTACTTACAAGCTGTCGCGTCTGGGCAGGGATTTATGATCCCGCCGCCTGATGCGCGTGCTTTTCAGATATGGTGTTCCGTTGGGGGCGTTCCTGTCCGGGCTGATCCGGATAGGATCGGACGGGCGGCCAGGACATCCTGTGCCGGACGGACAGCCCCCTTGCGGCCGCTTTGCGGTGCGCGGCGGTTCCGGTCGCGGGAGGATCCCGCGCCGTCCCGGCAGGGGATCCGGCCGGGGGGTAGGAGCGGGAGTAAGGGAGCATGTCGGTCGGCGTGTCGTTGGATCAGCAGTGGGCGCGCATTCGCGGACGCCTGAAGGAAGAGGTGGGCGAGATCGCCTTCCGGAGCTGGCTTCAGCCGCTGTCCGTCGCCAGCCTTGTCGGCGGCGAGGTGTGCATCGTCGTGCCCACGCGCTTCATGCGCGACTGGGTGCTGACCCATTATGCCGACCGCATCCGCGCGCTGTGGTCCGGCGAGAATCCGGAGGTTCAGTCGATCGACGTCATCGTCGCGTCGACCAACCCGCCGCCGGCGCTGGTCGCCGACAATGACGACCGCGACGACGACCGCGATCCGCCGCAACCCCGGTCCTTCGAGTCCCGCTCCCCCGACTCCCGGTCCTTCGAGTCCCGCTCGTCGGACTCGCGCTTCCCCGACCCCCGCTCTTCCGATCAGCGCTCCTCCGACTCCCGGCAGGCGCCGTCGCGCCAGCCCTCGGACTCCGGCGGCGGCTTCTACGGCAACGGGGCCCAGGCGCACTCGTCGGCGCCCTCCACCGTCTATACCTCGGCCTCCTATGGCGGGGCGTCGGACGAGTCGCCGAACGCGCTTCCGGCAATCCTGGAGGACCGCTCCGACCTGTCGGCCGCGCTCGACCCGCGCTTCACCTTCGAGAATTTCGTCGTCGGCAAGCCGAACGAGCTGGCCCACGCCGCGGCACGCCGCGTCGCCGACGCGACCGCCGTGACCTTCAACCCGCTGTTCCTCTATGGCGGCGTCGGGCTGGGCAAGACCCACCTGATGCATGCGCTGGCCTGGCAGATCCGCAAGAACGACCCGAACCGCAAGGTGCTCTACCTGTCGGCCGAGAAGTTCATGTACCAGTTCATCCGGGCGCTGCGCTTCAAGGACACGATGGCCTTCAAGCAGCAGTTCCGCTCGGTCGACGTGCTGATGATCGACGACGTGCAGTTCATCAGCGGCAAGGACTCGACGCAGGAGGAGTTCTTCCACACCTTCAACGCGCTGGTCGACCAGAACCGGCAGGTCATCATCTCCGCCGACAAGAGCCCATCCGACCTGGAAGGGATGGAGGAGCGGCTGCGCTCGCGGCTCGGCTGGGGGCTGGTCGCCGACATCCACCCGACCACCTACGAGCTGCGGCTCGGCATCCTCCAGGCCAAGGCCGACGCGCTCCAGGCGACCATCCCGCTGAAGGTGCTGGAGTTCCTCGCCCACAAGATCACGTCGAACGTGCGCGAGCTGGAAGGGGCGCTGAACCGCATCGTCGCCCATGCCGAGCTGGTCGGCCGCTCGATCTCGCTGGAGACGACTCAGGAGGTGCTGCACGACCTGCTGCGCGCCAACGACCGCCGCGTCACCATCGACGAGATCCAGAAGCGCGTCGCCGAGCATTACAACATCCGCGTCGCCGACATGCATTCCGCCCGCCGCGCCCGCGCGGTGGCCCGCCCGCGCCAGATCGCCATGTATCTGGCCAAGCAGCTGACCGCCCGCTCGCTGCCGGAGATCGGCCGCAAGTTCGGCGGCCGCGACCACACCACGGTCATGCACGCCGTCAAGAAGGTCGACGAGCTGCGCGCCACCGACCCCTCCTTCGCCGAGGATGTCGAGCTGCTGCGGCGGATGCTGGAAAGCTGACCCGCCGCCCCGGTCCCCCTCCCCCGTTTCCAGCGCCCTGGCTCATGTGACGGCTCTATGAAGTTTGGCCTGTGTGCCGCTTCGGCCGTGGACGGACCGCTTTCGCCTCAGGCACACTTCGCGCCTTGAGCGGGACTGCGAGCGGGGCCGCATGCCGGCCGCCGCCGCGCCTGCCCGCCTGAACGCCATCAGCCTGAACGCCATCCAAGAGCCAGGGAGACCGGACATCATGTCCAAGACCGATCACGCCAGGACCGAGTCGCAGCGCTCAAGCGCCGAGACCCAGCGCGCCGCCAGGAGCTTCAGCCGCCGCCTGCTGCTGCAGAGCGCCGCTGCCGCGGCCGGCGTCGCCTCGGTCGGTCCCTTCATCCTGCGCGAGGGCCGCGCCGCGTCGGGTTCGGTCAAGATCTTCTCCTGGGCCGGCTACATCAGCCCGGACATGCTGGCCGATTTCGAGAAGAAGACCGGCGTCAAGGCGACCCTGACCGAATACGGCACCAACGACGAGCTGCTGAACCAGCTGAAGGCGACCGGCGGCGCCGGCTTCGACATCATCCATCCCACCGTCGACCGCGTGCCGAACTATGTCGAGTTCGAGCTGGTGCAGCCGATCGACGAATCGAAGGTCAAGTGGGACGGCTGCCTGAAATCCGCGGTCGAGGGCTCTGCCGGGATGGGCGGCGTCGTCGGGGGCAAGCGCTATTTCGCCCCGGCCGACTGGGGGACCGAGGCGCTGGCCTACGACATGAAGAAGGCGCCGCTCGCCTACGGCACCGCCGGCTACGGCGATCTGTGGGCGCCGGCCAATGCCGGCAAGGTGACGGTGCGCGGCCATTCCTCGCTGATCGGCATCGCGCTGTGGCTGGAAAGCCAGGGCAAGCTGCCGCACCCCGTCCGCGACCAGTTCAAGGACGAGGCCAAGGCGCGGGCCAACTTCGACGCCATCCTGAAGGTGGCGGCGGCCAACAAGAAGTCGGTCGCCCAGTTCTGGACCAACGAGAACGAGGCCCAGGGCGCCTTCCGCGCCAACGGCTGCGTCATCGGCCAGACCTGGGACTCGACCGCGGTGGCGCTGCGCAAGGAAGGGCTGCCGGTCCGCTTCGTCGCGCCCAAGGAAGGCGCGCTCGCCTGGATGGAAGGCTTCGCCATCCCGAAGAAGGCCGAGAACCTGGAGAACGCCTACGCCTGGATCAACTGGTTCTACACGCCGCAGGCCGGCGCGCTGTACACCAACCATTCCGGCATCTCCAGCACCGCGGTCGGCGCCG from Azospirillum thiophilum includes:
- a CDS encoding extracellular solute-binding protein; the encoded protein is MSKTDHARTESQRSSAETQRAARSFSRRLLLQSAAAAAGVASVGPFILREGRAASGSVKIFSWAGYISPDMLADFEKKTGVKATLTEYGTNDELLNQLKATGGAGFDIIHPTVDRVPNYVEFELVQPIDESKVKWDGCLKSAVEGSAGMGGVVGGKRYFAPADWGTEALAYDMKKAPLAYGTAGYGDLWAPANAGKVTVRGHSSLIGIALWLESQGKLPHPVRDQFKDEAKARANFDAILKVAAANKKSVAQFWTNENEAQGAFRANGCVIGQTWDSTAVALRKEGLPVRFVAPKEGALAWMEGFAIPKKAENLENAYAWINWFYTPQAGALYTNHSGISSTAVGAEAHLTDLNKQFFAEAYPGDALQKLWWWPIQEAWYVSIRNEYQDRFLAA